In Bombus terrestris chromosome 13, iyBomTerr1.2, whole genome shotgun sequence, the DNA window gagagagagagagcgtgtTCCCGCGAGGAGGTACAGGCCGAGTGATCTCACTCGCAGGAGTTAGCCGGTCGGGACTAGGTTTGCGCAGGAGGAGAAGAGCGACACCGAGAGAGCATCGTGAGAGAGGGACCAAAAGGAGAGAGGAAGCTcggtgaaagagagaaaacgtgCCCCTTGTCGGGACAAGAGGGACAGAGACGCCGTTATAGGCTTGTAACCTGGTGGAGGGAGTGACTCGAGGCGTTAGCAGGACCGCGAGAGAGGAGGTAGAGGGAAAGGAGACAGAGAGTCGACCAAGAGAAGGAGCGGTGGGAATTTATAAGGATGTTCGCGATAATGCCGATGGAGACAGAGGGGCACGGCAGGGAGTTCGGCCGCCGGCAGAAGATGCGCGCCAAGTGCACGGTAGAGTTCGTCTGCAAGTACTGCCAGCGGCGCTTCACGAAGCCCTACAACCTCATGATCCACGAGCGCAGCCATAAGGACGACGTGACCTTCACCTGTGAGGTCTGCGGAAAGTCCTTCAAGCGACAGGATAACCTCAAGCAACACAGGTACATTTCGCCCggaatattcttttaaatatctatGTACGTGCATACGTCTGTTATATGCCTCTATTATATATCCGTGTATatgtagatacatatataaagacacgtatatacgtacatatgaacatttttttttatcgagtATGTTCTAATTCGCCGCTCGGCGACGGGACTAATTCCGTGGTTGATTTTCGCGCTGATCAGACGTCCATCAGACCCAGGATCGCTATTTTTCGTCTCTGTACGGGTTAACAGTGCAGTAGTCTTTGTTATACTTTGTTTTctgctctttctcttctttttcttatgtTTTTTTTTGTTCGTTCGGTCCCGTGGTGATGTGGTTGATCGTGGATTGCCGTGTCGCGATAGCAAGTTGCATCGAGTGATGATTATGAATGAACTAGTGCGAGCTGAAAAGGTCGCGGACCGTGCCCGTGACACTGACAGACTCGACGAGCTCGTGGCCATTTCGAGGAGAGATTGTGGTGAAGTTCGACGTGATCCTGGTGTCTGAAGACGAATTTCGTTGACGTCTTTCTCGACGTCTGGTGTCGATCGCGCGATCACTTTCTCGGAGCTGGTCCCGAAAAATCGATCGCTATGGCTCGTTCGAAGATTGACAGTAGCTGAAAGACGTGTCTGTGCTCGATTCGTGTTCCGTCGCGAATGTTCTTGAACGTGAAGTGCGGTAACGTAAAGTTCGAACAGTGATAAATCGATATCTCTCGTGTCGGGCGTACTCGAATCGGTGTTCTCGAATAACTTGATAAAATTCCGTTcagaaaatgttgaaatttgtGTTTTAACATGAAAAATCGATATCTTTTTCGTGACGTTTGCGTTGATAGCCGTATAGCAGTGCTCGCGTTAAAATTTTTTTGTGGAAATATGACAAAGATATAAGCGGAgtgatttaacaaattttttccgATTCCTTTCGTTAAACTGTTCATCGTTTCGATGGTTTCTAACGCTAAAGTATTAACCTTGATACGTTGCAAAATTCAAGTGTCAcgtgaaagaaaaattaacaGACATAATCGTTTTTCGAAAATTCATCGGAAGAATCTTCGCGTTTCGCGTATATAACTATAAACGTAGATTCGGTAATAAAATTGTGATCTAAAAGAAAAGTTAAAACTCGCGAAAAAAACTCAGCTACAAAAGTTGACGTTTCTGCCGAATCGTCTTAGCATAGTCaaacattataatattttctttaaatacagTCGTTAAATTCTTCTCgtacatttgtttcaaaatgtaaaacaaaaatcacGTTTCGGTAATAAAAGCAAGGCAATATTACCGAAGCAACATTTTAAACGAAACATAAATTGCATTTCCACaaagaaataacgaataaattcaacgttataacgtttcgaaGCGAGTCGTTTCCCGAAATTTCGATGGTAGTTCCGTTCCATTCGATTCTCAGTCCCGTTTAGTTGGTAAAATACGACGAAAGTGCATTCGTTCGAAACCTATCGATTTAAAACGAACTAGCCGCGCATATTGTGTATTGACCCAAGCGAGCAAGAACATAGGGACCACTTCGAAAACCGGTCGGGTCACCAGTAGGACCTTTTGTAAGACGAAAAAGTATAATCCAACGAAGACAGTACTTCATTTAGTGATTCATCCTGCTGGATGATTTCCCACCGACGATTCGTCAATCCTTTTCCTTTCCCATCACGACGGATCCATCGTCGTTTCAATGCGAAATCGCGACGAGAAACTCGGTTGCGAATAATCGTCGTCGAACGAAGCACAGACACGTtcgttcaaaataaaaatacagtTTTCATATTCGATAAAACGAGTAATATGGTTAAGAATTTGACGTTTGAATCTTTCGCCGCACTTTCCATGCGAAAAGGTTTACTTCGTGAAATTTCGTAGACCCGTTCTATACGAATTTTTAGAAGTATCGTAAAATATCGAACATAGATAATTTTATCCAATATCCTGCGAAATAACGAAGATTTTTTTATTCCAAGACGTATTATAACGTGTTTCGACGAGTGACGAGATATTTCGAGATAAATTTTGTTCGTCAATTAGGTTTACGTGTTGTGGCACAACGAATTTCattgttttaacaaatattcgcgaaaatacctagctttttacgataaaacgtgaGAATTGAAAAGCGAAAGTTTGCTCGCTTCAGCCGGACGTAACTTCGCGACCCGTCGGTCGTCGACAATCGGCAATCAAATATGAATTGGCTATGAAACGTCAACCGAATATAAAATACATCCCTAATAATCGTAATTTTTTGCACACTGACAGCCAAATATTTCCGCCaatgcaaatttttataaaattttgtatcgttGAAATCGCACTTTCCATTTCAAGAAAGATATACTTCGCGTGTTGTTacatatatgaataaaaatttttcattttagttGCATCCTATAAacgataaacaattatatttcttGCAATTTCGCTGATTGCAAAGAAAATCAACGATTTTGTTAATAcggagaagaaaagaatttgaaatttaaaatcacTGGGAATTTTTAATCAAGTCCCAAAATTACTTGATTTACGTACAACTTTAATTTGACTGAAATTACCAGTATTTCAAGCAATTCTGAGAGACGAAACTTCTGTTATTCTTCCTGTTCGATATTAAACGTAGTAATTCGAATGCTCGAGCTAGCATAAAATGCATGATATATAAAGGTataatttaaacgaaaaagTTACTGCTTTTACGGAAATACCATGGAGTTAATAAAAACGTCGATATCTCCAGCGGTTGACATCGCTTCATTAAAAACGAAATTTACTTATCAGGAACGAGAATGATTTGGCGTATCGTGTACCGGTCTCGCAACTTCGTAAATCATTTAACAATTAGTAGCAACCTCCGCTCTAACATAACGCAAAACTCTAAAAGTTAATAGCTGGGGAAGGATCACAATGTATATAAAGGTATATGAAAAAAAAGgatacataaaatattgttctaaaatatttaaaaagagatATTTGGCATTCGTGCACGAAATAGTGAAAGGACGAAGAGCAGAGAAATCAACTTTTTAGAAAATCAGTttgtattagaaaattattgatTGCTCGATTGATTTTGAAGACAACGAGAAGAGAATACTTTTTCGATAATTTAGCTAATTGTCTTTGGATCTGAATTTCGTCGACGATCGAGCGAACCGGGTCATTTTCACGCGTGACCTTTTCGCGGCATATTGGCCTTGCGTAGTGGTAACGTGTCACCTTCACCGTGGTAATTTCGCGTAGGAAAACGAAGAAGGTAGTGAGGGAATCCGCGTAGATCCGCGAAGTTCACGTCCTTCCTCCCATGACGCCGTCTTGGCACTTTGAAGATCAGTCTGACCCATAAATCAGTCTGAAATAATGCTGCCTCCGCATGGAACGTGCGAGCCAGCGAGCGTGCGCACGCACGTTCGAACGAGCGAGCGATAAAATAAATCTTCGATACTGGTGGATACTAATGGATACCTTGTATGTAACGGCGGTGGTCTTGTTTTCTGTTCTGTTGTAGATGTGGGTGGCGGTGAGCGGGAGCTCTGAACCTCCTGCACCTTGACACACACACAATGTACACGCAACAACAACAATATCAACATGATCAACAAAAAGAAATTCTAACAATTCAACAACAGCCTATAAAAACAAAAAGTTGCAATCCACGTTCTTCTCTATCGTTTGAcatt includes these proteins:
- the LOC100645174 gene encoding protein drumstick isoform X1, whose amino-acid sequence is MFAIMPMETEGHGREFGRRQKMRAKCTVEFVCKYCQRRFTKPYNLMIHERSHKDDVTFTCEVCGKSFKRQDNLKQHRSIHSVPYKGSNGYSNGYSNGYSRY
- the LOC100645174 gene encoding protein drumstick isoform X2 encodes the protein MFAIMPMETEGHGREFGRRQKMRAKCTVEFVCKYCQRRFTKPYNLMIHERSHKDDVTFTCEVCGKSFKRQDNLKQHRCGWR